A single region of the Brachypodium distachyon strain Bd21 chromosome 3, Brachypodium_distachyon_v3.0, whole genome shotgun sequence genome encodes:
- the LOC112271707 gene encoding zinc finger MYM-type protein 1-like — protein MKKRSVSSGDRSTGDLRRYLTKKSSAPPTDDGADETERTIPNPPRNESGPIPPISESTNPATNVSTNSTVDESTHRPKRLRLEFDPNHIIPDPALRIPIEDYANEIRDEVRRAYLLKGRTEANGLVFEQTLDGKVWRSFQRSWLGKYDWLEYSVKENAAFCFYCFLFKKTAQPNTFGNDVFSRDGYSRWKTATAAFKKHVGGPNSFHNIARGKCEDFINQRSSVSSKIHAYSKESEIAYKIRLTASLDCARYLIAQGEAFRGHDESSTSINKGNFKELLEWYKDKNSEVKEAFEKGPGNALMVCSDIQKQLAKCCAQEVTSVIKSEIGDRNFAVLIDEARDSSIKEQMAVIVRFVNNQGKVMERFLAMKHISDCTSAALKEALLHLLALHDLPISRLRGQGYDGASNMRGEFNGLQKLIRDDSPHAFYVHCFAHQLQLVVVTIAKCSKCISDFFNHVPLIVTQVSASCKRKDTLIAKHQDVLLEKLENGKISSGKGLHQESGLARPGDTRWGSHLKTLLRIYQMWESVVDVLTIVSTDAREHSSVGGAGGLVKKMECYEFVFILNFLIGLLTITNDLSQALQRKDQDIVEAMGLISDVKTRLQDVRDNGWEPLLDQVKSFCEEYGINVPNMDDLTVPMGESVRPKNKVTLRHYYKVDIFNVAIDATMTEINHRFNEVSSELLVCMSCLNPSNSFAMFNVDKLVRLAEIYEADFTISDRLMLRSQLQIFILNIRRSEKFHGCSDISKLSQLMVETKKDKTFPLVYRLIELTLILPVATASVERIFSAMSIIKTDLRNKLSDGWLNDLMVCYTEREIFKSIDDAKITKRFQSMKDRRGHLPKERNVIT, from the exons ATGAAGAAACGTTCTGTGTCATCCGGTGATCGCAGTACAGGCGATTTGCGTCGGTATTTGACGAAAAAATCAAGTGCTCCACCAACTGATGATGGCGCCGATGAGACTGAGAGAACAATTCCAAATCCCCCGAGAAATGAGAGCGGTCCAATTCCACCAATCAGCGAGAGCACAAATCCTGCAACCAATGTGAGCACAAATTCCACAGTTGATGAGAGCACACATCGACCTAAGAGGCTTCGGCTAGAATTTGATCCTAATCACATTATTCCTGACCCCGCTCTTCGGATACCCATCGAAGATTATGCTAATGAAATTAGAGATGAAGTGAGGAGGGCATATTTATTGAAGGGTCGAACAGAAGCAAATGGGCTTGTCTTTGAGCAGACACTTGATGGTAAAGTATGGAGATCGTTTCAAAGATCATGGCTTGGTAAGTATGATTGGTTGGAATATAGTGTGAAAGAGAATGCCGCCTTTTGCTTCTACTGCTTTCTTTTCAAGAAAACAGCACAACCCAACACATTTGGAAATGATGTGTTCTCAAGAGATGGGTATAGTCGTTGGAAGACCGCTACTGCTGCTTTTAAAAAACATGTTGGTGGTCCAAATAGTTTCCATAACATTGCAAGGGGTAAATGTGAAGATTTCATAAATCAACGATCAAGTGTGTCTAGTAAAATACATGCTTACTCTAAAGAGTCTGAAATAGCGTACAAAATCCGTTTGACGGCTTCTTTAGATTGTGCAAGATATCTCATAGCACAGGGGGAAGCTTTTCGTGGACATGACGAATCTTCTACTTCCATCAACAAGGGAAATTTCAAAGAGTTGTTAGAGTGGTACAAAGATAAGAATAGTGAAGTGAAGGAAGCATTTGAGAAGGGGCCAGGAAATGCACTTATGGTTTGTTCAGATATTCAAAAGCAACTTGCAAAATGTTGCGCTCAAGAAGTCACATCTGTAATTAAGAGTGAAATTGGAGATAGGAACTTTGCAGTGCTTATTGACGAGGCTAGAGATTCATCAATAAAAGAGCAAATGGCTGTGATTGTGAG GTTCGTGAACAATCAAGGGAAGGTCATGGAAAGGTTTCTTGCAATGAAGCATATTTCAGATTGTACATCTGCCGCATTAAAGGAAGCTCTGCTACACCTTCTTGCATTACATGATTTACCTATTTCTAGGCTACGTGGACAGGGATATGACGGAGCTTCAAATATGAGGGGGGAATTTAATGGTTTGCAGAAATTGATTCGAGACGATAGTCCACATGCCTTCTATGtccattgctttgctcatCAATTACAACTGGTGGTTGTAACCATTGCTAAGTGCAGTAAGTGTATTTCTGATTTCTTCAACCACGTTCCATTGATAGTTACTCAAGTGAGTGCATCTTGCAAGAGAAAAGATACACTAATTGCAAAGCACCAAGATGTCTTGTTGGAAAAGTTAGAAAATGGTAAGATCTCATCTGGAAAAGGGCTGCATCAGGAATCTGGCCTAGCAAGACCTGGAGATACTCGATGGGGCTCACACCTAAAAACCTTGCTCCGTATATATCAGATGTGGGAGTCGGTAGTAGATGTGCTAACAATTGTAAGTACCGATGCTCGTGAACACTCTAGTGTAGGTGGAGCTGGTGGTTTGGTAAAGAAGATGGAATGCTATGAATTTGTTTTCATCCTGAACTTTTTAATAGGCCTGTTGACCATCACAAATGATCTCTCACAAGCTTTGCAGAGGAAGGATCAAGATATTGTTGAAGCTATGGGTTTAATCTCAGATGTGAAAACACGCTTGCAAGATGTCAGGGACAATGGGTGGGAACCATTACTTGACCAAGTGAAAAGTTTTTGTGAGGAGTATGGCATAAATGTGCCAAATATGGATGATCTTACTGTACCAATGGGTGAATCTGTTCGACCGAAGAATAAAGTGACTCTACGCCATTATTACAAGGTCGATATATTCAATGTTGCTATTGATGCGACTATGACTGAGATAAATCATCGCTTCAATGAAGTTTCCTCAGAGTTATTGGTATGCATGTCTTGTCTTAATCCAAGCAACTCCTTCGCTATGTTTAATGTTGATAAACTTGTTCGACTTGCTGAGATCTATGAAGCGGATTTCACCATCTCCGATCGGTTAATGTTAAGAAGTCAGCTACAAATCTTCATTCTTAATATCAGGAGAAGTGAGAAATTCCATGGGTGTTCTGATATTTCCAAACTTTCTCAATTGATggttgaaacaaaaaaagataaaacatTCCCATTGGTTTATCGGCTTATTGAGCTTACATTGATCCTTCCTGTGGCTACGGCATCTGTTGAGCGAATATTTTCAGCAATGAGTATCATCAAGACAGATTTGCGAAACAAGCTATCAGATGGGTGGCTCAATGACTTGATGGTGTGCTACACCGAACGGGAGATATTCAAAAGTATTGATGATGCTAAAATTACGAAGCGATTCCAATCGATGAAAGATCGCAGAGGACATTTGCCGAAAGAAAGAAACGTAATAACTTAG
- the LOC112271750 gene encoding uncharacterized protein LOC112271750: MSGDSSQQQQQEIITVAHEGPHMSIDELLKVLREANGMPVLFVPSGDGRLAAVAVDGLQNLVPAAKESDENKQQDYRGWLLLVSSLVATVTFTAGLTPPGGFWADDDEAKGRVAGKSVMHDKFRDRYTWFYFFNTMAFFTALAIIGMLAANINNKKIAIVGHNGLICLVIVCFFGLGGSYVVGTWAGPRSVAGVFMVLAMDMVYMLFPLGTRVIQAILLKWSAYCC; encoded by the coding sequence ATGTCGGGAGATTcgtcgcagcagcagcagcaagagaTCATTACTGTTGCCCATGAAGGTCCTCACATGTCGATCGATGAGTTGCTCAAGGTATTAAGAGAAGCCAATGGCATGCCGGTGCTGTTTGTCCCTTCCGGCGACGGTCGGCTGGCGGCGGTTGCTGTCGACGGCCTTCAGAATCTGGTGCCCGCCGCCAAGGAATCCGATGAAAACAAGCAGCAGGATTACCGTGGCTGGTTGTTGCTCGTTAGTTCACTGGTTGCCACCGTCACCTTCACCGCGGGGCTCACCCCACCCGGTGGTTTCtgggccgacgacgacgaggcaaAAGGACGAGTCGCTGGTAAGTCGGTTATGCACGACAAATTCCGTGATAGGTACACGTGGTTTTACTTCTTCAACACGATGGCCTTCTTCACGGCCTTGGCAATCATCGGAATGCTGGCCGCAAACATAAATAACAAGAAAATCGCTATCGTGGGACATAATGGTCTCATCTGTCTTGtaattgtttgttttttcggCCTGGGGGGTAGCTACGTTGTCGGTACGTGGGCCGGACCTCGTTCAGTGGCCGGGGTCTTTATGGTGCTTGCCATGGACATGGTTTACATGTTGTTTCCTTTGGGGACGCGTGTTATCCAAGCTATCCTCTTAAAGTGGTCGGCTTATTGCTGCTAG
- the LOC100837487 gene encoding uncharacterized protein LOC100837487 isoform X1 has product MSAARLLPLLRRRLAGVLAQPPAPSSRGLPPGFVFPSPATAGLRSLQTIIEATNNATNEPRQDLDDSKTATPPASAPAAESSFKVRDASSLKISPRHDLAMIFTCKVCETRSMKMASRESYENGVVVARCGGCNNLHLMADRLGWFGQPGSIEDFLAEQGEEVKKGPTDTLSFTLEDLAGSQVNAKDTSDQN; this is encoded by the exons ATGTCCGCCGCCCGattgctgccgctgctgcgccgccgccttgcgGGCGTCCTGGCTCAACCGCCCGCTCCCTCCTCCCGAGGTCTGCCCCCAG GATTTGTATTTCCTTCTCCGGCCACTGCAGGGTTAAGATCCCTCCAAACAATCATCGAAGCGACCAACAATGCGACCAACGAGCCTCGACAGGACCTAGACGATTCCAAAACCGCTACCCCACCAGCTTCAGCCCCTGCAGCAGAGTCGAGCTTCAAAGTTAGGGACGCCTCGAGCTTGAAGATCTCACCGAGGCACGACCTCGCCATGATCTTTACTTGCAAGGTATGCGAGACCAGGTCCATGAAGATGGCCAGCCGGGAGTCTTATGAAAACGGAGTGGTGGTCGCCCGTTGTGGTGGCTGCAATAACCTCCACCTGATGGCAGATAGGCTTGGCTGGTTTGGGCAGCCCGGGAGCATCGAGGACTTCCTAGCGGAGCAAGGAGAGGAGGTGAAGAAAGGCCCAACAGATACTCTCAGCTTCACTCTGGAGGACTTGGCTGGGTCTCAGGTCAATGCCAAGGACACTTCTGACCAGAATTAG
- the LOC100837487 gene encoding uncharacterized protein LOC100837487 isoform X2, which produces MSAARLLPLLRRRLAGVLAQPPAPSSRGFVFPSPATAGLRSLQTIIEATNNATNEPRQDLDDSKTATPPASAPAAESSFKVRDASSLKISPRHDLAMIFTCKVCETRSMKMASRESYENGVVVARCGGCNNLHLMADRLGWFGQPGSIEDFLAEQGEEVKKGPTDTLSFTLEDLAGSQVNAKDTSDQN; this is translated from the exons ATGTCCGCCGCCCGattgctgccgctgctgcgccgccgccttgcgGGCGTCCTGGCTCAACCGCCCGCTCCCTCCTCCCGAG GATTTGTATTTCCTTCTCCGGCCACTGCAGGGTTAAGATCCCTCCAAACAATCATCGAAGCGACCAACAATGCGACCAACGAGCCTCGACAGGACCTAGACGATTCCAAAACCGCTACCCCACCAGCTTCAGCCCCTGCAGCAGAGTCGAGCTTCAAAGTTAGGGACGCCTCGAGCTTGAAGATCTCACCGAGGCACGACCTCGCCATGATCTTTACTTGCAAGGTATGCGAGACCAGGTCCATGAAGATGGCCAGCCGGGAGTCTTATGAAAACGGAGTGGTGGTCGCCCGTTGTGGTGGCTGCAATAACCTCCACCTGATGGCAGATAGGCTTGGCTGGTTTGGGCAGCCCGGGAGCATCGAGGACTTCCTAGCGGAGCAAGGAGAGGAGGTGAAGAAAGGCCCAACAGATACTCTCAGCTTCACTCTGGAGGACTTGGCTGGGTCTCAGGTCAATGCCAAGGACACTTCTGACCAGAATTAG